GCCGGGAAGCAGCCAGCCCTCGACCACGCCGTCTTCGAGGACGAACATGATGGCGACGCCGATTACGAACGTCGTCGCGTCGAGGCGCGAAAGAATCGCGTCGGCGTCGAAGCGGATGAGTTCCTCGAGTCCGACCAGGACCTGCGGGATCACCCCGATGGCGACGGTGTAGAACGCGATCGCGAGCGCCCACTGTGGAACCCGATCGTGAATCGGTGCCCGATCAGACACCGTGTGACTCCTCGGGTCGACCGGCCTGCCGTTCCATTAGCCGTGTTTAGGCTCGTCGAAACAACCTGCAAGGACGAGTTCCCAGACCCACCGGGGTCAGGGGTGAAGCCCGACACTCGATCTAGTGTTCCGTCTCCTCGATATACCGCTCAACCGCGAGAAGGCAAAACTCGACGGCAACAACACGAATTACCGGACTCACAGAACCCACCCACGGGTCCGGTTGGTGCGTCTGTCCGGGTCGGGGCGCGTAAGCCGCCCAACCTCATCCCATTCCCTCGCGGAACAGGGAGTGCTAGCGCACGGCTGAGGGAACCAACAAAGCCTCGGGCGCGGTGGCTCGAGGCTGTTTACTGTTATCTCTTCCTCGAGCAGAAGTCGATTGTGATCGCTCTACCTGTTCGCCGGGCTGAGACGGGTTCCGACCGTCGCCAGCGCCCCTCGAATCAGTGGTCGATGTCGACCGGACGGCCGACGCGGACCTGGTGAGCGACGGTTTCCGGGAGCGACACCGGCTCGTCGTGTGTCGCCGATCGGGCCGTCACCATTCCGAACGGGGCGATCTCGACGATTTCGAGTTCGACGCCGGGTTCGATGCCGTGGTCGGCGAGATACGAGAGCATCTCCGGATCCCGATCGGCGACTTCCTCGACGATCACGGTGTCTCCTTCGGCGAACTCCGTGATGGATTCGCCGGTTGGACGTTCGGGCGGTTCGAGGTCGGCACTCGGGATCGGCGAGCCGTGTGGATCGACCGTCGGCTGGTCGAGGGCGTTCGCGACGCGTGCCTCGAAGTCCTCGCTGATGTGGTGCTCGAGGCGGTCGGCCTCCTCGTGGACCTCCGACCAGTCGTAGTCGAGGTGTTCGGTCAGGTAGGCCTCGAGCAGGCGGTGGTGGCGGACGACCTCGAGTGCGACCGTCTCGCCCTCGTCCGTGAGCGTGACTCCGCGGTACTTCTCGCGGTCGACGAGCCCTCGATCCTCCAGTTTGTCGACCATACTGGTGACGGTCGGCGACGTGACGTCCAGCTCCTCGGCGATCGCCGAGGTCTTG
The nucleotide sequence above comes from Halosolutus halophilus. Encoded proteins:
- a CDS encoding metal-dependent transcriptional regulator — protein: MMLSDVMEDYLKAIYQLQRSTDDRIKTSAIAEELDVTSPTVTSMVDKLEDRGLVDREKYRGVTLTDEGETVALEVVRHHRLLEAYLTEHLDYDWSEVHEEADRLEHHISEDFEARVANALDQPTVDPHGSPIPSADLEPPERPTGESITEFAEGDTVIVEEVADRDPEMLSYLADHGIEPGVELEIVEIAPFGMVTARSATHDEPVSLPETVAHQVRVGRPVDIDH